The Falco cherrug isolate bFalChe1 chromosome 3, bFalChe1.pri, whole genome shotgun sequence genome segment TGTGGATGATGGATACATTCAATTAAGCACGCTactaaaacaaagaaagaaagaatcacATAACTTGGTCCAGAAAAAGAGCACCTCTAACATTCCCACTTAAGTCATACTCCAAACTGAATGCTTTTGACACTACCTAGAGACGTGAAGAGTCAGGAGAGCTTGGATTACACAACATGAATACCCAGAACTAGCTCCACCAGACTCATGGCAGGATGGGAAGCCAGGAGAAATACCCAAGTTCTCCCCTTGACGATAAAAAGAACACTTTGTAAGTATTACCCAAAACCAAATTCAGTTTACTTGCAAGGAATTTTCAAATTAAGATAGTTCTCAGAGATGAAGTAACTAAAAAATTTTTTGATTCCtacttacttttttaaaatgagtagCTGATTGCACTTTTCTAACAGGTTGCATTAGTGCATCACGTACAATGATGCTTATATCTGCACCAGAATAGCCATCAGTTCTCTTTCCAAGCTCTCGATAATCTGATTCTGTTAGGAGATTTGGAGTTGACCCAAGGTGAAGTTTGAACATTGCTGCCCTGGCATGGTCCTCAGGTAAAGGAATATAAATACGCTTCTCAAACCtggtttaaaagagaaaaaacaaaatgttccacagatGCTAGCTCACGCAGGTGCACAGTGGAAAGAAGCTTATGCAAATAAGTATATAGTTTGTTCCTAACAGTATTAGAAAGAAGCAGTTTCAGTAttataaatcttttaaaaaatcaaaggcAAACAACTTGTTCTCATAAATAATACTGTAGCTAGCATAAGCCAAAATCCAGAATATAACAACTACTTCCTTTTCATGTCAAAGATCTTCTCTTCAGACTGAGTTTTTTTTTGGATTCTCTTCAGCAGTTtgtgttttcaaaggaaaaactgagGGAGAAGTCTTTAAATGTTGAAATGTATTTGAACAGTTTTCACACTCAAAGAAAGAACTGCCTGATAACAAGCTGACACAATGACTTCCTACAGTCTCCAactaaattaaagaaaacctcATCATTGGAAGCATATTTGAAGTCATATTCTCAATATAGTTGTCAGTAGAAAATGTTGATAACTGCAGTTCTTTCTTTGAAACAGCATCTGATCTCACAGTAGGGATTACCTCCCAACAAAATAAGAATGACTGCAAATTTTGTAGAACACAGTTAACTTTATATACATGACAAAGTGGGTCAAATCCATTAAAACCTAATCTGATCGCTGCCATTGTTTACAAGTTCCTTTAAGTCCTATAGACAAGAGTTAGAGAGCTACTCTTTCACACTGCAGAGAATcagagaatggtttgggtttggagGGACCTctaaaggtcacctagtccaacacccctgccatgggcagaaaTATCATCCACTAGAACagattgctcaaagccccatccaacctggccctgaAAACTTCCAATGATGGGACATCCACAACTTCTcggcaacctgttccagtgtatCACCACCctaatcacagaaaaaaaaaaaaaaaaaaaaaaaagggtctcTCTCAAGTCTAACCTAAACCTACCCTCCTTCAGTTTAATGCCGCTGCCTTTTCTCTTATCACtacaggagaggtgttccagccctcttgATTTTCATCATCATGGCCCCCACCTGGACCCACTCTATCAGGTCcttgtctgtcttgtactgtgGGCCTCAGAGCTGAAATTTCAAGAATTACTTGAAATTTTAAGCAACATGGTCATCTCCAAATTGGTCTTACACAAAACTGTAGTCATACAGGTTGGAAGCAACCTTTGGAGGTCACCTGCTCCAACCCCCAATCAAAGTATGGCCAGCTTGAATTAAGTATATAAATAAACAGACACTCACaaaaaagtaatgtttcttTAGCCTACAAAAATGACCATTATTCAAGCTGCATCCTTATCACAACAGTCATATTTGTCCCACGGCTGTATTtgtcctctgctgctctgcagctcaaAGAACGATCCAGCTAATCAGATACATATATGGCAGCCCTTTGTCTACAAAACAGCAGTTAAAACACGCACTGTAAGATCACAAATTATGCCTGACCGGTAGAAAAACATGGTGTTTCTGTGTAACATAAGGGCTACATTTCCGTGAAAGAACTCAAGCTACTCAACAGTTTGCTaacagctgaaaaggaaagctctaccccttcctgcccttctgaAGTGTGTATTTTGTAACTCGTTCCCCAAGCCCACCAGAAACCAGCTAACAAGgaaacagaacagttttctgcttgctCAAGCTCTATCATCTAATCAAGAAATCAAATAAACTACAGGGCGAATATAAAAGTGAACAACCTACCTCTTTAAAGGGGCAAAGGGCTATTAGTTTGGCTCAGTCCATCTCATGAAGTTAAGTTGTAGAACATTAGCCATATCTGGAAACACGAGCTGGAGTACTACCTCCAGTAGTCTCAGACTGAACCCTTACAACAGTTGTAAATTTTATACcatgaaaacaaatgccatCATACCTTCTCCTGATAGCAGAATCTAAAACCCAGGGTATGTTTGTTGCTCCTAAGACCAAGATTCCTTCATTGTCAACACCAACCCCTGTATCAGGCAGAAATCATTTCACTGTTTAGATGATCACAgagacagttttaaaataccatcAAAATTCAACAGGATGGAACTGCAGATCTTTTTACTGTTCTCATGCAAGCTatgcttaaaatacatttaattgcTCTGACTAATTCTGAAAACCAAGCAAACTTACCTTGCATCTGGACtagaaattctgtttttatCCGTCTAGCAGCCtcactttcattttcacttcttGACCCACAGAGAGAATCTATCTCATCAATGAAGATAATAGaaggtttgttttctctggCAAGCTGGAACAAGTTTTTCACTAatcttaaaaaaggaaacagtttcaGTTATCTTAATGATTACACCGGTAAAAACACATAACTTATTATGATATAGTCACTTCCTTTAGAGAAAGCTAAAGAGAGAAAAGTGTTAACATAATGCTACTCAAAGATACAACATTCTTCCAGCTCCAAGACTCTGCAGTAtactctgtatttttatatatatatatatatatgtatatatcagTATAATGGGAAGTGAAACATTTTAGAGTACTCCAGGCAGGGTTTTGCAAGAAAACACCGttttttcagtttacatttCTACAAGACATCCTGGACTATACAAAAGCACCACTCTGGATGGATCAAAAGAACACTGCTTTCTCTTATTTAACGTTTGTATCCTAACTAGATTAACTCTAGAGATTTTCTAAGAAATAACGTGTACATTTACTTTATACAACTTTAGTAAATACTTTTTATATGACAAGAAAAGTTGGtttgcaaacaaaaatccccaaaaacCTTGCCATGTCTTATTAACACATTTTACTaagttaaaatgcaaaataaataggaaTATGCTGGGAAATTCTTCACACTACCAGCACTAAATCTCAGACTATAGTCTCAAAGTCAAACAGAGAAAATGCCAAGCTCCAGTTTTGTATTGCttttgcaagagaagaaaagcagcttcagGTTTTCagcttttgggaaagaaaaaaaattcaaacactATCTAAAGGCCTTTCTTCCTCATGCTATCAACAAATAGTGTAACTTAGTTGTCCCACACTTCAAACTATTTCATGGTTTTGACAAGTATTCTTATCATACCAAAGTCCTTTCTGCACAACAAACCCAGAGCTGCTTCTTAATTCAGATAATCTTCATTGGAAGCCTAGACAGTCAAATTCCTGCACTTCTAGACTGCAGCCAACATGCCACTTCAGGCTTCCTGGTCGTCTTCACATACCACAAAGTAACAAACAAAGAGTTAGCATGGGGAACCATGgaattttctttcacagctgcTCCCCTCCAACCTACTTTTGCAAGTCTCTTATGCCTTCCAGATTTTGGTTGAAATTGGGgataaagaaaaatctcctcTGTATGGACAAAGAAATGCCACATGTTAACAGCACAGCTTCTGGGACAGAAGATGGGGAGATGCCAAGAGGCAGAGTATCTCAACACTTCAGACTGATGTAGTGTGCAATCACAGTTGAGTTCAGAAGGTGAATGAGCTCCACAGCGCTCCTGAAACCTTTTGAGctagttttaaaaaactatCTTGAGGACTGAAGACaggtccagctgcagcagcacaaaatgCAGCACATTATATCTTCATATGGCACTGCAGCACCAAGCATAGAAACAcctgaaatctgttttaaaacagtaagTGACCCTTCCCTCAAATTCCATTTCTTTACAGCAGCTCTACCTCTATACAATTTCTTCTTGCCAGTGTTTTGCTGGACCTCTGACAACTCCAACTTACTTTTCACTTTCACCTAACCACTTTGAGACAAGGTCAGAGGAAGATACTGAGAAGAAGGTAGAGTTGTTTGCTTCTGTTGCCACAGCTTTTGCTAAATAAGACTTTCCTGTTCCTGGTGGTCCAAACAGGAGAATCCCTCTCCAAGGTGTTCTCTTTCCTGCAAGAGAGAAATGAGAAGTCTTCAAAATACTGTAGAAAGACTGAACCTATTTTTCTGATGAAGCCCCTCTAATTTACTCAGAGGTTTTTCCACATCTACCCGTGAAACTTCTGTCAGATGGATCACAATCTCTGTTAAGAGCTCAGCTTGAGTCTCTGATACACTGGCATAACACTCTTAGACCCCAGTGCTGGTCTGACCGGCCAATAGCAAATAAATGGTGTAATTCTGACCTGTAAACAGGTGTGGAAATTTAATGGGCAAGATCACTGCTTCTTTAAGTGCTTCTTTGGCACCTTCAAGGCCAGCAACATCACTCCATTTGACATTTGGTCGCTCCATAACAATTGCTCCTataagaaaagattaaatacGTATCTTCTCATAAATTCAATAAATTCCACcgaggaaaaaaattattaagaaatcTATACCCATGTCCATACTGAATAAAACCAAGGCATTTCTCAGCAGATAAACACTGAATACTGTTAGTAAACCAGATGCTATTTCTACAGAAATCCATCACATTGTTTTACCACAGTAAACCATGGATAACCAGAATACTCGAGAGTTAGCAGAAGTCTTATAACAGACAAAGCTAGTCTGTAACTGACCAGTAAATATATGTTTAGTTGTCCGAGGAGTACCTTCTCTAATAGGTACCCACAGGCACAGTCTCCTCGCTAAACCATTGTACTTCccaaaaaatctgaaatttcattttaaacaagtGACGCAATGTAGCTGCACTAGCCCAGGATTTCTAAGATTCTCCTGCTGATGAAGTAACTTGTTGGGTATCTCCAGATGTGCAGCAAACAATTGGATCATCTCATGGTAAACAGATTTGAGAGCTAAGGCTGAAAGCATCAGAAAGGTTATATGGAGCCTGTTTAgttccagaaatattttcttaattttgccATGTTCTCTCAAAGTCTATCGCCAAGTCTTGTCTTGCTCAAACAAGTTCAGCCTGACTTTAGTCAACTGAGCTGTAATTTAGCCTTCTCTTCAGACTTCAGATTGTTTAGTCTGACATGCTATAAATGATTTTGTCTTGACTACTTTTAGATGGGACAACTTGGAACTAGTAATTGAATATTAGATCTTGTAATCCTAGGCAAGGCAAATCCAAAAGGTAAGAGAAGTTTTCTCAGATAAGCATTGGGTTTGTTGGCATTTGTTTATCTCAGTACTCTGGAAGTTTCAGTTGCCCTATTTCTCTACAAGGAGTTTTCTATAATTTCACAATTGGCTTTCACCAGCTATTCTCTTAACATTTTCACCTTATGCCTTCAGAGCTCTGTGAAGTAATTTAAGACTTTTCTTCTACAGGATTGAAAATTTACTGTTACTCACTGGCTAACGAATAAAGCCAATAACACTTGCTTACTCTATCTATCTCTTTAGatactttctcttttgctgcatTCCTTTTATATCAGATCGAAATGAACAATTTCTGTTAACAATTgcaattgttaaaaaaattgaatttacCAGAAGCAGCATCATACTgttaaagatgttaaaaatattatagAGAAAGTTGACTGCAAACTGTCTTAGCTTGCAATCTACACACTGGAATTAATTCAACCACACACTTCCAATGCATTACATACTTTTACTAGGTTAGTTACACCTCAGTTTCTTAAAGTAAAGAGAACTATGGGCTCCATCACTGAAATAATTAGCAGAACAGGTACCAGTTCAGATAGGAACAAGAGAtcattttgaagctgaaataTCAGTTATCTGCACCAGACATACCATGGTAACTGAAACTGCTGCACTGTAAGAGATTACCTGTACCAGGACAGAAATGGCACTGGAATTGTAAGCTTCCTAATTTTGTAGGTCTAAATTAATAGCTGGAAGATTAATAGAGTGCAAAAAGCCTTCACAATTCTGAGCAAGAGTACATGACAATCAACCCACAACTACTGCTCAGTCTGAATGTCACTGGTCACTTCTTCCACAATAGGTCAAGTTGCTATTATAATTAAAATCTTCATAAATACCCACAGATCTGGGAAAGCTTCATAAGGCaaagtcagaaaaattaaatacagggAATTTCAGTGGCTATTGtggaagcaaaatgaaaatcagcAATCTGAAGTCTGTCCAGGACTCATTACCTAAGTAACAGTCTCCTGTATTAAATTCAAAGATACCAAGGATCTCACACCTTAGACCTCCAAGCAGTCAAATGTATAAGAACACTGTCATTTTATACCAAGTATCAAAGTAGTGATTAGCAATGGGCGCAAGAAACTGTTTCTTGAAGTAATAACTGAAGGTCAGATTCACGTGGGAAGAAACAAAGTCTTTACAGCAGGACGTCAGGATAAGAGCCCAATGCTCATActttttcaagcattttaaaatacaggaaactATCCCATATAACTGTGCATAGGACTAAATAAATGTGCAGAGAAGTAGAAAAAGCATGACAGTTTACAAATACAATACAATAGCTCCTGAAGTGACACAGGCAGAGACCTGGGAAATGCATTCGATCTTTGTTACACTGAAAAATAGGGGAAGAACAGTGAAGTTTCTTCAGATCCGTAAGCACCTTCTGGCAGGGAAGCTCTGAACAGTTTTTCACCACTAAAGGGTAATAAATATCaaaaaaagcctcttttttACCATCTACAAAAAATACTGGTAGTTGCTATACGTTGCATCACTGACTGTATTCAGCATGAGTTCATAAACCCAAGCTATTATGTTACTCAACTGGGAGAGCATCATCACTGCATATAAGGAAATGCTGCCTGTTGCAATAAACGGGCAAGAATCCACATTCCCAACCCCTAAACCTGAGCACaggcttttctgtgaaaatggtCCT includes the following:
- the VPS4B gene encoding vacuolar protein sorting-associated protein 4B — protein: MAGATGNLQKAIDLASKAAQEDKAGNYEEAFRLYQHAVQYFLHVVKYEAQGDKAKQSIRMKCAEYLDRAEKLKEYLKKKEKSAPKPVKESGPTDGKGNDSDGEGESEDPEKKKLQNQLQGAIVMERPNVKWSDVAGLEGAKEALKEAVILPIKFPHLFTGKRTPWRGILLFGPPGTGKSYLAKAVATEANNSTFFSVSSSDLVSKWLGESEKLVKNLFQLARENKPSIIFIDEIDSLCGSRSENESEAARRIKTEFLVQMQGVGVDNEGILVLGATNIPWVLDSAIRRRFEKRIYIPLPEDHARAAMFKLHLGSTPNLLTESDYRELGKRTDGYSGADISIIVRDALMQPVRKVQSATHFKKVKGPSLSNPNTMVDLFTPCSPGDPEAIEMTWMEVPGDKLLEPQVSMIDMLRSLASTKPTVNEQDLEKLKKFTEDFGQEG